Within Campylobacter jejuni, the genomic segment ATAGATATAAGACTTGCTTTGCTCAATTTATTTTTTATACGGAGGAAAAAAATGGCTAAAGAAAAATTTTCACGTAATAAGCCACACGTAAATATTGGTACTATTGGTCACGTTGACCATGGTAAAACTACTTTAACAGCTGCTATTTCTGCTGTTCTTTCTAGAAGAGGTTTAGCAGAGCTTAAAGATTATGATAATATCGATAATGCTCCAGAAGAAAAAGAGCGTGGTATTACTATTGCTACTTCTCATATTGAATATGAAACAGACAATCGTCACTATGCACATGTTGACTGCCCAGGTCACGCAGATTATGTTAAAAACATGATTACAGGTGCTGCACAAATGGATGGAGCGATCTTGGTTGTTTCTGCTGCAGATGGCCCTATGCCACAAACTAGAGAGCATATTCTTCTTTCTCGTCAAGTAGGCGTTCCATATATTGTTGTTTTTATGAATAAAGCAGATATGGTTGATGATGCTGAACTTTTAGAGTTAGTTGAAATGGAAATTAGAGAATTATTAAGCTCTTATGATTTCCCAGGCGATGATACACCTATTATTTCTGGTTCTGCTTTAAAAGCTCTTGAAGAAGCCAAAGCTGGACAAGATGGTGAATGGTCGGCAAAAATTATGGATCTTATGGCTGCAGTTGATAGCTATATTCCAACTCCAACTCGTGATACTGAAAAAGACTTCTTGATGCCAATTGAAGACGTTTTCTCAATTTCAGGTCGTGGTACTGTTGTTACAGGTAGAATTGAAAAAGGTGTTGTAAAAGTGGGTGATACTATCGAAATCGTTGGTATTAAAGATACTCAAACAACAACTGTAACAGGTGTTGAAATGTTCAGAAAAGAAATGGATCAAGGCGAAGCAGGAGATAACGTAGGTGTTCTTCTTCGTGGTACTAAAAAAGAAGAAGTTATCCGTGGTATGGTTCTTGCTAAACCAAAATCAATTACTCCACACACTGACTTCGAAGCTGAAGTTTATATCTTAAATAAAGATGAAGGTGGTAGACATACTCCATTCTTTAACAACTATAGACCACAGTTTTATGTAAGAACAACTGATGTTACAGGTTCGATTAAATTAGCTGATGGTGTTGAAATGGTTATGCCAGGTGAAAATGTGAGAATTACTGTAAGCTTGATCGCTCCAGTAGCACTTGAAGAAGGAACTCGTTTTGCTATTCGTGAAGGTGGTAAAACTGTTGGTTCAGGTGTTGTTTCTAAAATTATTAAATAATTTAATAAAGCCAAGTTAAAAGCTTGGCTTTAATTTTTTAAGGAAAATTGAAATGAGAATTAAAGTTGGTTTAAAGTGTGAAGAATGTGGTGATATTAATTATAGCACCTATAAAAATAGTAAAAATACTACTGAAAAATTAGAATTAAAAAAATATTGCCCAAGATTAAAAAAACATACACTTCACAAAGAAGTTAAGTTAAAAAGTTAAGCTTGCGCCCTTAGGGCAATAGCTCCAACGGTAGAGCACCGGATTCCAAATCCGATGGTTGGGGGTTCGAATCCCTCTTGCCCTGCCATAATTAAGGTTTAAATAAATGGAAAAATTAATAACTTATTTTAAATTATCAAAAGCCGAATTAAGGAAAGTAATTTTTCCTTTAAAAGAACAGGTAAGAAATGCCTATATTACAGTTTTTGTTGTTGTTGCGGTGATTTCTTTGTTTTTGGCGTTAGTGGATTGGTTTATGTCCTCTATTGTTTCTGCAATCGTGTAAGGAGAGTAAATGAGTACTCATAAATGGTATGCAATTCAAACTTATGCTGGCAGTGAAATGGCAGTTAAAAGAGCCATTGAAAATTTAGTAAAAGATAACGGAATTGAAGAACAACTTAAAGAAATTGTTGTTCCAACTGAAGATGTTATTGAATTTAAGAATGGAAAGGAGAAGATTAGCGAAAGAAGTTTGTATTCAGGATATGTTTTTGCACTTCTTGATTTAAATACAGAGCTTTGGCATCGCATTCAATCTCTTCCAAAGGTTGGTCGTTTTATTGGAGAATCCAAAAAGCCAACCCCTTTAACAGAAAAAGATATTAATTTGATTTTGGAAAAAGTTCACAATCGTGCAGCGCCTAAACCAAAGATTTCTTTTGAAGAAGGGGAAAATGTGAGAATCACAGAAGGGCCATTTGCAAACTTTACTGCAATTGTAGAAGAATATGATATGGTTCGTGGTTTATTAAAATTAAATGTTTCTATTTTTGGACGCTCAACTCCAGTGGAGATCTTATATTCTCAAGTTGAGAAAATAATTTAATTTATATCAAGTAAGGAGATTTGTTATGGCTAAAAAAGTCGTAGGCGAAATTAAATTGCAAATTGCTGCCACAAAAGCAAACCCATCACCACCTGTTGGTCCTGCTTTGGGTCAGCAAGGTGTTAATATTATGGAGTTTTGTAAGGCTTTTAATGAAAGAACAAAAGATATGGCAGGTTTTAATATCCCTGTTGTTATCACTGTTTATGCAGATAAAAGTTTTACTTTTATTACAAAACAACCACCAGCTACGGATTTGATCAAAAAAGCAGCTGGAATTTCTAAAGGTACGGATAATCCACTTAAAAATAAAGTAGGCAAGTTAACTCGTGCTCAAGTTTTAGAAATAGTAGATAAGAAAATTGCAGATTTAAATACTAAAGATAGAGATCAAGCTGCTAAAATTATTGCAGGTTCAGCTCGTTCTATGGGTGTTGAAATCGTAGATTAATCCTTTCACCGCCAAGGTAAAAGGCGGTAGCACTTTAAAATGCGGAGAAAATAAATGGCTAAGATAGCAAAAAGATTAAAAGAATTATCACAAAAAATTGATTCAAATAAAGAGTATGCTTTAAGCGATGCAATTGATACAATAAAGACTTTAAAGTCTGCTAAATTTGATGAGACTGTAGAAATTGCTTTAAAACTTAATGTTGATCCAAGACATGCAGATCAAATGGTAAGAGGATCTGTTGTTTTACCTGCTGGAACGGGTAAAAAAGTTCGTGTTGCTGTAATTGCAAAAGACGCAAAAGCTGATGAAGCGAAAAATGCTGGTGCAGATATTGTGGGTAGCGATGATTTAGTAGAAGAAATTCAAAAAGGTAATATGAATTTTGATGTTTTGATTGCTACTCCAAATTTAATGGGACTTGTTGGTAAAGTTGGTAGGATTTTAGGGCCAAAAGGTTTAATGCCAAATCCTAAAACCGGAACAGTGACTATGGATGTTGCTCAAGCAGTTAATAATGCAAAAAGTGGTCAGGTAAATTTCCGTGTTGATAAGCAAGGAAATATCCATGCAGGTCTTGGTAAAGTAAGTTTTTCCAAAGAACAATTATGGGATAATGTTAGCACTTTTATAAAGGCAATTAACAAACACAAACCTGCCGCAGCTAAAGGTAGATATATTAAAAATGCGGCTTTATCTTTGACAATGAGCCCTTCTGTAAAGCTTGAAACACAAGAATTGCTTGATATGAAATAAGAGTTGCTTTTTTGCAACTCTTTTGTTCTAAAATAAACATTTGAAAAAATTTTTGATTTTTTGAGATGTTTATTTTAGATTGAAGATAGTCGAGGCGTAAGCTTAATTGGATTTCCACTCTACTTGAAATCTCAATCGGAAAGGAGAAAATGTGACTAGAAGCGAAAAAGTTGAGATTATTGCTAAACTTGAAGAAGGTTTTAAAGCTAGTGAAGCTATTGTAGTTTGTAATTACAGAGGTCTTAGCACAAAAAAACTAGAAGAGCTTAGAAATAATGCAAGAGAAAACAATGTAAAAGTTCAAATTGTTAAAAATACTTTGGCTAACATTGCTCTTAACAATTCCGGTAAAACAGGTCTAGTTCTTAAAGATACAAATATTTATCTTTGGGGCGAAGATCAGCTAAGTGTTTCAAAAGTAGCTGCTAAATTTGAAGAAAATAACGATAAATTTGAAATCAAAACAGCTCATATTGAAGGCGAAGTTGCAGATGTTGCTAAGGTTAAAGCTCTTGCTAAAATGCCTTCACGCAATGAGTTGCTTGCTATGCTTTTGCAAGTTTGGAATGCGCCAATTACCAATTTCACAATAGGTTTAAATGCGCTTAAAAATAAAAAAGAATCTGAATAAATTAAATAAAAGGATAAAAAATGGCAATTTCTAAAGAAGATGTATTAGAATATATTTCAAATTTAAGTGTTCTTGAGTTATCAGAACTTGTAAAAGAATTTGAAGAAAAATTTGGTGTGTCTGCTGCTCCTGTAATGGTAGCTGGTGGTGCTGCAGCTGGTGGTGCTGCAGCTGCTGCTGAAGAAAAAACTGAATTTGATATCGTTTTAACTGATGGCGGTGCTAAAAAGATTGAAGTTATTAAAATCGTTCGTGCTCTTACAGGCCTTGGTCTTAAAGAAGCAAAAGATGCAGTTGAGCAAACTCCTTCAACTCTAAAAGAGGGTGTGGCTAAAGCTGAAGCTGAGGAAGCTAAAAAACAACTTGAAGAAGCTGGTGCTAAAGTAGAACTTAAGTAATTTTAAGCTTTAAAGTTAGAAGAAGATTTGCCAAGGCAAGTCTTCTTTTTTTTATTTTTACCTAATTTTTAGGTCTTCTTTTTTAAATTTACAAAATTTACCATGAGGTATGTGCGATATGTTAGATAATAAATTAGGAAATCGTTTAAGAGTAGACTTCTCAAACATTTCAAAACAAATAGAAATCCCAAATCTTCTACAATTACAAAAAAAGAGTTTTGATTATTTTTTAAATCTTGATAATGGTGAAAGTGGTATAGAAAAAGTTTTTAAATCAATTTTTCCTATTCATGATCCGCAAAATAGATTGAGTCTTGAATATGTTAGTAGTGAAATAGGCAAGCCAAAATATACCATTCGCGAATGCATGGAAAGAGGTTTGACTTATTCTGTAAATTTAAAAATGAAAATCCGTCTTACTCTGCATGAAAAAGATGAAAAAACAGGGGAAAAAGTTGGCGTAAGAGATATTAAAGAACAAGAAATTTATATCCGCGAAATTCCTTTAATGACAGATCGTGTATCTTTTATCATTAATGGGGTTGAGAGGGTGGTTGTAAATCAATTACATAGAAGCCCTGGTGTTATTTTTAAAGAAGAAGAAAGCTCAACGGTTGCAAATAAGCTTGTTTATACAGCACAAATTATTCCTGATCGTGGTTCGTGGCTTTATTTTGAATACGATGCCAAAGATGTTTTGTATGTAAGAATCAACAAGCGTAGAAAAGTTCCTGTAACTATGCTTTTTAGAGCTTTAGGGTATAAAAAACAAGATATTATTAAGTTGTTTTATCCTATTCAGACTATACATGTGAAAAAAGATAAATTTTTAACAGAATTTAATCCAAATGATTTTATGGATAGAATAGAATATGATATTAAAGATGAAAAAGGAAAAATCGTTCATCAAGCTGGAAAAAGACTTACAAAGAAAAAAGCAGAACAGCTTATTAAAGACGGTTTAAAATGGATAGAATATCCTGT encodes:
- the tuf gene encoding elongation factor Tu; translated protein: MAKEKFSRNKPHVNIGTIGHVDHGKTTLTAAISAVLSRRGLAELKDYDNIDNAPEEKERGITIATSHIEYETDNRHYAHVDCPGHADYVKNMITGAAQMDGAILVVSAADGPMPQTREHILLSRQVGVPYIVVFMNKADMVDDAELLELVEMEIRELLSSYDFPGDDTPIISGSALKALEEAKAGQDGEWSAKIMDLMAAVDSYIPTPTRDTEKDFLMPIEDVFSISGRGTVVTGRIEKGVVKVGDTIEIVGIKDTQTTTVTGVEMFRKEMDQGEAGDNVGVLLRGTKKEEVIRGMVLAKPKSITPHTDFEAEVYILNKDEGGRHTPFFNNYRPQFYVRTTDVTGSIKLADGVEMVMPGENVRITVSLIAPVALEEGTRFAIREGGKTVGSGVVSKIIK
- the rplK gene encoding 50S ribosomal protein L11, producing MAKKVVGEIKLQIAATKANPSPPVGPALGQQGVNIMEFCKAFNERTKDMAGFNIPVVITVYADKSFTFITKQPPATDLIKKAAGISKGTDNPLKNKVGKLTRAQVLEIVDKKIADLNTKDRDQAAKIIAGSARSMGVEIVD
- the rplL gene encoding 50S ribosomal protein L7/L12 codes for the protein MAISKEDVLEYISNLSVLELSELVKEFEEKFGVSAAPVMVAGGAAAGGAAAAAEEKTEFDIVLTDGGAKKIEVIKIVRALTGLGLKEAKDAVEQTPSTLKEGVAKAEAEEAKKQLEEAGAKVELK
- the rpmG gene encoding 50S ribosomal protein L33 encodes the protein MRIKVGLKCEECGDINYSTYKNSKNTTEKLELKKYCPRLKKHTLHKEVKLKS
- the rplA gene encoding 50S ribosomal protein L1, whose amino-acid sequence is MAKIAKRLKELSQKIDSNKEYALSDAIDTIKTLKSAKFDETVEIALKLNVDPRHADQMVRGSVVLPAGTGKKVRVAVIAKDAKADEAKNAGADIVGSDDLVEEIQKGNMNFDVLIATPNLMGLVGKVGRILGPKGLMPNPKTGTVTMDVAQAVNNAKSGQVNFRVDKQGNIHAGLGKVSFSKEQLWDNVSTFIKAINKHKPAAAKGRYIKNAALSLTMSPSVKLETQELLDMK
- the nusG gene encoding transcription termination/antitermination protein NusG — encoded protein: MSTHKWYAIQTYAGSEMAVKRAIENLVKDNGIEEQLKEIVVPTEDVIEFKNGKEKISERSLYSGYVFALLDLNTELWHRIQSLPKVGRFIGESKKPTPLTEKDINLILEKVHNRAAPKPKISFEEGENVRITEGPFANFTAIVEEYDMVRGLLKLNVSIFGRSTPVEILYSQVEKII
- the rplJ gene encoding 50S ribosomal protein L10, giving the protein MTRSEKVEIIAKLEEGFKASEAIVVCNYRGLSTKKLEELRNNARENNVKVQIVKNTLANIALNNSGKTGLVLKDTNIYLWGEDQLSVSKVAAKFEENNDKFEIKTAHIEGEVADVAKVKALAKMPSRNELLAMLLQVWNAPITNFTIGLNALKNKKESE
- the secE gene encoding preprotein translocase subunit SecE, whose protein sequence is MEKLITYFKLSKAELRKVIFPLKEQVRNAYITVFVVVAVISLFLALVDWFMSSIVSAIV